One window from the genome of Echinicola vietnamensis DSM 17526 encodes:
- a CDS encoding response regulator has translation MQNYEILLVDDDDLINLVHQKMIRKYWPSIRLEVFTSAEQCVHYIADKQGIRFVLFVDIRMPQKNGWELLQDLRQRGLTEGLSVYIVSSSLDPGDIARTREDRLVIDFLNKPLTGEILLGIKASFLD, from the coding sequence ATGCAGAATTATGAGATTTTATTGGTAGATGATGACGATCTTATAAACCTTGTCCACCAAAAAATGATCCGAAAGTATTGGCCTTCCATAAGGTTGGAGGTGTTCACATCTGCAGAGCAATGTGTCCACTACATTGCAGATAAACAAGGAATACGGTTTGTACTGTTTGTCGATATCAGGATGCCGCAAAAGAACGGTTGGGAGCTATTGCAGGATCTGCGTCAAAGGGGCCTTACCGAAGGATTGAGCGTATATATTGTTTCCTCATCCCTGGATCCGGGAGATATTGCCCGCACTCGGGAAGATAGGCTGGTCATCGACTTTCTTAACAAACCCCTGACTGGAGAAATCCTTCTTGGAATAAAGGCCTCTTTCCTGGATTGA